One region of Myxococcus stipitatus genomic DNA includes:
- a CDS encoding MFS transporter, translated as MRFLRELRSVLNLTVLVAGLGYFVDLFDITLFGVLRVASLKDIGVTDPAEILSKGILIYNCQMVGMMVGGMLWGVLADKKGRLSVMFGSILLYSFANLANAFAWDVTSYAVCRFLGGVGLAGELGAAITLVAESLPKEKRGLGTTIVATLGMLGIVAAAFVGQHLSWKTAYVTGGVMGLALLFARFKVSESELFQKKTDPARANPLLLLQGGRFVKYICCILIGVPIYFTTGILFTFAPELTAGLSVKGTVTAGDAILYGSIGLTAGDLLAGLFSQWLKSRKRAVGLNLVGGFLLMLVYGLVPGLTSTLVYVLSFCIGIMVGYWAVLVTMAAEQFGTNIRGTVATTVPNFVRGSAAIAASGFAWLKGSVSVPTAALTVGSICFGLALLALSRIEETFHRDLDFTESGTEPAPEATSPSRAS; from the coding sequence ATGAGATTCCTGCGTGAGCTGCGCTCGGTCCTGAACCTGACGGTGCTGGTGGCGGGCCTGGGCTACTTCGTCGACCTCTTCGACATCACGCTGTTCGGCGTGCTGCGCGTGGCCTCGCTGAAGGACATCGGCGTCACGGACCCGGCGGAGATCCTGTCCAAGGGCATCCTCATCTACAACTGCCAGATGGTGGGGATGATGGTGGGCGGGATGCTGTGGGGCGTGCTCGCGGACAAGAAGGGCCGCCTGTCGGTGATGTTCGGCTCCATCCTGCTCTACTCCTTCGCCAACCTGGCCAACGCGTTCGCGTGGGACGTGACGAGCTACGCGGTGTGCCGCTTCCTGGGCGGCGTGGGGCTGGCGGGCGAGCTGGGCGCGGCCATCACCCTGGTGGCGGAGTCGCTGCCCAAGGAGAAGCGCGGCCTGGGGACCACCATCGTCGCCACGCTGGGCATGCTGGGCATCGTCGCGGCGGCGTTCGTGGGGCAGCACCTGAGCTGGAAGACGGCCTACGTCACCGGCGGCGTCATGGGACTGGCGCTGCTGTTCGCGCGCTTCAAGGTCTCCGAATCGGAGCTGTTCCAGAAGAAGACCGACCCGGCTCGCGCCAACCCGCTGCTGCTCCTGCAGGGGGGCCGCTTCGTCAAGTACATCTGCTGCATCCTGATCGGCGTGCCCATCTACTTCACCACGGGCATCCTGTTCACGTTCGCGCCGGAGCTGACTGCGGGCCTGTCCGTGAAGGGCACCGTGACGGCGGGCGACGCCATCCTCTACGGCTCCATCGGCCTGACGGCGGGCGACCTGCTCGCGGGCCTGTTCAGCCAGTGGCTCAAGAGCCGCAAGCGCGCGGTGGGCCTCAACCTGGTGGGAGGCTTCCTGCTGATGCTCGTCTACGGGCTGGTGCCGGGGCTCACCAGCACCCTGGTCTACGTGCTGAGCTTCTGCATCGGCATCATGGTGGGCTACTGGGCCGTGCTGGTCACCATGGCGGCCGAACAGTTCGGCACCAACATCCGCGGCACGGTGGCCACCACCGTCCCCAACTTCGTGCGCGGCTCGGCGGCCATCGCCGCCAGCGGCTTCGCCTGGCTCAAGGGCTCCGTCTCCGTCCCCACCGCCGCGCTCACCGTGGGCAGCATCTGCTTCGGCCTGGCGCTGCTGGCGCTCTCCCGCATCGAGGAGACCTTCCACCGGGACCTGGACTTCACCGAGTCCGGCACGGAGCCCGCGCCCGAGGCGACGAGTCCTTCCCGGGCCTCGTGA
- a CDS encoding pyruvate carboxylase, translating into MDNASLRPIQKVLCANRGEIAIRVFRACNELGIRTVAIYSDEDRTHEHRHKADEAYRVGHGKRPVEAYLGIEEILDVAQKAGVDAIHPGYGFLSENADFAEACERRGIRFIGPRSPVVRTMGDKVAAKELARRVGVPTVPGTTLEGDDAEVLAQAREFFTRYGGPVLVKAAHGGGGRGMRVVREERELEAALLSARSEAKSAFGSAAVFLERFLERVRHIEVQLLGDLHGHVVHLHERDCSVQRRHQKVIEIAPAPNLSPALKQSICDAAVRLAREAGYSSAGTAEFLVSGNDYYFIECNARLQVEHTVTEQVTGVDLVQSQIRIAEGHALDSPLVGIASQEALQPRGFAVQLRVTTEDPTNDFMPDAGIITAWRAATGFGIRLDGSNGYTNAHISPYYDSMLVKVIAYAPTFQGAVMKGQRALREFRIRGVKTNLPFLENVLRHPAFQQGETYTRFIDETPELFNLPPRRDRASKLLQYLGEVIVNGHPTIKKHQRLKPTQFLEPRLPVAPGGAPPRGTAQILAEKGPRGLAEWVLAQQRVLLTDTTMRDAHQSLLATRMRTRDILRVAPATAHLASDLFSLESWGGATFDTAYRFLNEDPWARLRALKAAAPNLLLQMLLRGANAVGYTSYPDNVVEAFIDEAAEAGVDVFRIFDSLNDLGSMDVSIRRVLKTGKVAEVAICYTGDVANPKRKKYTLDYYADLAKRIEDSGAHFLCIKDMAGLLRPRAAAMLMDRLREVTKLPIHLHMHDTAGNGIASYLEAIEHGVHIVDVALGSMAGLTSQPSLNALVSALRGHPRETGLANARLQPLANYWEDVREYYAPFEAGLKSTTSEVYYHEIPGGQYSNLRPQVAEMGLLHRWNDVKDAFALVNVLVGDIPKVTPSSKMVGDFAIFLLKNDLMVRAPTLAEAATLTHAKLIAEAPRLDFPSSVVGYFRGELGQPPNGFPEDLRAAVLKGLPRVEGRPSASLPPLDLEALRAELTQKTGQPLTRADAISSALYPRVMAGYLDDAARFEDVSILDTPNYFYGMEVGQEVWVDLEPGKTLVISLSAVGEPDEDGVRTVYFALNGHNRTVHVRDRSRAASVETRRQADRSNPNHVAASMPGTVIALHVKPGAKVEAGAPLVTLEAMKMETVVRAPRAGTVAEVATALKSPVQGGDLLAVLQ; encoded by the coding sequence ATGGACAACGCCTCCCTCCGTCCCATCCAGAAGGTGTTGTGCGCGAACCGCGGTGAGATCGCCATCCGCGTGTTCCGTGCGTGCAACGAGCTCGGCATCCGCACCGTCGCCATCTACAGCGACGAGGACCGGACCCACGAGCACCGCCACAAGGCCGACGAGGCGTACCGCGTGGGCCACGGCAAGCGCCCCGTGGAGGCGTACCTGGGCATCGAGGAGATCCTCGACGTGGCCCAGAAGGCCGGCGTGGACGCCATCCACCCCGGCTACGGCTTCTTGTCGGAGAACGCGGACTTCGCCGAGGCGTGCGAGCGCCGGGGCATCCGCTTCATCGGCCCGCGCTCGCCGGTGGTCCGGACCATGGGCGACAAGGTCGCCGCCAAGGAGCTGGCCCGACGCGTGGGCGTGCCCACGGTGCCGGGCACGACGCTGGAGGGAGACGACGCGGAGGTGCTGGCCCAGGCCCGTGAGTTCTTCACCCGATATGGCGGTCCGGTGCTGGTGAAGGCGGCCCATGGCGGCGGCGGCCGTGGCATGCGCGTGGTGCGCGAGGAGCGGGAGCTGGAGGCGGCGCTCCTGTCCGCGCGCTCCGAGGCGAAGAGCGCCTTCGGCTCCGCGGCGGTGTTCCTGGAGCGCTTCCTGGAGCGGGTGCGCCACATCGAGGTGCAGCTGCTGGGAGACCTGCACGGCCACGTCGTCCACCTGCACGAGCGCGACTGCTCCGTGCAGCGCCGCCACCAGAAGGTCATCGAGATCGCCCCGGCGCCCAACCTCTCCCCCGCGCTCAAGCAGTCCATCTGCGACGCGGCGGTGCGCCTGGCGCGCGAGGCCGGCTACTCCAGCGCCGGCACGGCGGAGTTCCTCGTCTCCGGGAATGACTACTACTTCATCGAGTGCAACGCCCGCCTCCAGGTGGAGCACACCGTCACCGAACAGGTGACGGGCGTGGACCTGGTGCAGAGCCAGATCCGCATCGCGGAGGGCCACGCGCTCGACTCGCCCCTGGTGGGCATCGCCTCGCAGGAGGCCCTCCAGCCCCGGGGCTTCGCGGTGCAGCTGCGCGTCACCACGGAGGACCCGACCAACGACTTCATGCCGGACGCGGGCATCATCACCGCGTGGCGCGCGGCCACCGGCTTCGGCATCCGCCTGGATGGCTCGAACGGCTACACCAACGCGCACATCTCGCCGTACTACGACTCCATGCTGGTGAAGGTCATCGCCTACGCGCCCACGTTCCAGGGCGCGGTGATGAAGGGGCAGCGCGCGCTGCGCGAGTTCCGCATCCGCGGCGTGAAGACCAACCTGCCCTTCCTGGAGAACGTCCTGCGCCACCCCGCCTTCCAGCAAGGCGAGACGTACACGCGCTTCATCGACGAGACGCCGGAGCTGTTCAACCTGCCGCCCCGGAGGGATCGCGCCAGCAAGCTGCTCCAGTACCTGGGCGAGGTCATCGTCAACGGCCACCCCACCATCAAGAAGCACCAGCGGCTCAAGCCCACGCAGTTCCTGGAGCCGCGCCTGCCGGTCGCCCCCGGCGGGGCGCCGCCGCGCGGCACCGCGCAGATCCTCGCGGAGAAGGGCCCCCGGGGCCTCGCGGAGTGGGTGCTGGCGCAGCAGCGCGTGCTGCTCACGGACACGACGATGCGTGACGCGCACCAGTCGCTGCTCGCCACGCGCATGCGCACGCGCGACATCCTGCGCGTGGCCCCGGCCACCGCGCACCTCGCGTCCGACCTGTTCAGCCTGGAGAGCTGGGGCGGCGCGACGTTCGACACCGCCTACCGCTTCCTCAACGAGGACCCGTGGGCGCGCCTGCGGGCGCTCAAGGCGGCCGCGCCCAACCTGCTGCTCCAGATGCTGCTGCGCGGCGCCAACGCCGTGGGCTACACCAGCTACCCGGACAACGTGGTGGAGGCGTTCATCGACGAGGCCGCGGAGGCGGGCGTGGACGTCTTCCGCATCTTCGACAGCCTCAACGACCTGGGCAGCATGGACGTCTCCATCCGCCGCGTGCTCAAGACGGGCAAGGTGGCGGAGGTGGCCATCTGCTACACGGGCGACGTCGCCAATCCCAAGCGCAAGAAGTACACGCTCGACTACTACGCGGACCTGGCGAAGCGCATCGAGGATTCGGGCGCGCACTTCCTGTGCATCAAGGACATGGCGGGCCTGTTGCGTCCGCGCGCGGCGGCCATGCTGATGGACCGGCTGCGCGAGGTGACGAAGCTGCCCATCCACCTGCACATGCACGACACGGCGGGCAACGGCATCGCCAGCTACCTGGAGGCCATCGAGCACGGGGTGCACATCGTCGACGTGGCGCTGGGGAGCATGGCGGGCCTCACCAGCCAGCCCAGCCTCAACGCGCTGGTGAGCGCGCTGCGCGGCCACCCGCGCGAGACGGGGCTGGCCAACGCGCGCCTCCAGCCGCTCGCCAACTACTGGGAGGACGTGCGCGAGTACTACGCCCCCTTCGAGGCGGGCCTCAAGAGCACGACGAGCGAGGTCTACTACCACGAGATTCCCGGCGGTCAGTACTCCAACCTCCGGCCGCAGGTGGCGGAGATGGGGCTGCTCCACCGGTGGAACGACGTGAAGGACGCGTTCGCGCTGGTCAACGTGCTGGTGGGCGACATCCCCAAGGTGACGCCGTCGTCGAAGATGGTGGGCGACTTCGCCATCTTCCTGCTCAAGAACGACTTGATGGTGCGCGCGCCGACCCTGGCTGAGGCCGCCACCCTCACCCACGCGAAGCTCATCGCCGAGGCGCCCCGGCTGGACTTCCCCTCCAGCGTGGTGGGCTACTTCCGGGGCGAGCTGGGACAGCCGCCCAACGGCTTCCCGGAGGACCTGCGCGCCGCCGTGCTCAAGGGGCTGCCGCGCGTGGAGGGCCGCCCCTCCGCCAGCCTCCCACCCCTGGACCTGGAGGCCCTGCGCGCCGAGCTGACCCAGAAGACGGGGCAGCCCTTGACGCGCGCGGACGCCATCTCCAGCGCGCTCTATCCGCGCGTCATGGCCGGCTACCTGGACGACGCCGCGCGCTTCGAGGACGTCTCCATCCTCGACACGCCCAACTACTTCTACGGCATGGAGGTGGGACAGGAGGTCTGGGTCGATCTGGAGCCGGGCAAGACGCTCGTCATCAGCCTGTCCGCGGTGGGTGAGCCGGACGAGGACGGCGTGCGCACCGTCTACTTCGCGCTCAACGGCCACAACCGCACCGTGCACGTGAGGGATCGCAGCCGGGCGGCGAGCGTGGAGACGCGGCGACAGGCGGACCGGTCGAACCCGAACCACGTGGCCGCGAGCATGCCGGGCACGGTCATCGCCCTGCACGTCAAGCCGGGCGCGAAGGTGGAGGCCGGCGCGCCGCTCGTCACGCTCGAGGCCATGAAGATGGAGACGGTGGTGCGCGCCCCGCGCGCCGGCACCGTGGCGGAGGTGGCCACCGCCCTGAAGTCCCCGGTCCAGGGCGGCGACCTGCTCGCCGTGCTCCAGTAG
- a CDS encoding M20/M25/M40 family metallo-hydrolase translates to MKRLLLPFLALASCATPSGPPAPGNATAPATAPLGAALPEEVHLADLRQMTAGGENAEAYWSFDGKQLSLQARHEGMDCDRIYRMAVDPANAAAPTVTPVSSGEGATTCAHFLPGDQEVIYASTHLGDKACPPRPDHSMGYVWALYDSYDIFRSNADGTGLTRLTDTPGYDAEGTVCAKDGSILFTSVRDGDLELYRMDPDGKNVKRLTHSPGYDGGGFFNADCTKIVWRASRPPPGKALDDYQALLKKGLVRPTKLELYVANADGSEARQITWLNGAAFAPFFHPNGRRILFSSNHGDPKGREFDIWAVDVDGSNLERITYAPGFDGFPMFSPDGKWLAFSSNRATAPGKSDTNLFIARWVDSPTPTVSAPEAAADRIRRDVEFLAAPAREGRGIGTEGLVAAGALIEERFQAMGLKPSGDEAGFRQKFPVTTAAKPGAGTRLKLGTTEVAMDDFTPLAFSGQGSVQGPLVLVSYGISEPSLKVDHYAKKSVKGKIVVVRRFVPETPAFSEAETQRRFGDLRYKTWLAAERGAKAVIVVDWPEAPSPARKDWMPPPDTPLPALSPEGPSNAGIPVVVMKRAALEPVMAALSSGKRVDAQLGVKLEFDQREAFNVAGLLEAGEGKLPGTVVIGAHYDHLGLGGRSSLAPDRHEPHGGADDNASGVAALLEIARELKERRAELKHDVLFVAFSGEETGLLGSTYFTRQRGDVGMKQVAAMLNLDMVGRLRAGGLTVLGAESANEWGPLVAAACEKARVACTASGDGYGPSDHSPFYAAGVPVLHFFTGTHSDYHKPSDTVEGLNAVGTAQVARIVSAVAVGLDDKAVLTYRKVPSPTPRGDLRSFNASLGTVPDYAGPPNGQKGMLLAGVRAGGAADMAGMQRGDILVKLGKHVIGGVEDLMFVLNSSKPGETVRALVLRDGKEVPLEVTFQESKRPR, encoded by the coding sequence ATGAAGCGTCTCCTGCTCCCCTTCCTGGCACTCGCCTCCTGCGCGACGCCCTCGGGCCCCCCGGCTCCGGGGAACGCGACCGCCCCCGCCACCGCGCCCCTGGGCGCCGCGCTCCCCGAGGAGGTCCACCTGGCCGACCTGCGCCAGATGACGGCCGGCGGCGAGAACGCGGAGGCCTACTGGTCCTTCGACGGCAAGCAGCTCTCGCTCCAGGCCCGCCACGAGGGCATGGACTGCGACCGCATCTACCGCATGGCGGTGGACCCGGCGAACGCGGCGGCCCCCACCGTGACGCCGGTCTCCAGCGGCGAGGGCGCGACGACGTGCGCGCACTTCCTGCCGGGCGACCAGGAGGTCATCTACGCCTCCACGCACCTGGGCGACAAGGCGTGCCCTCCCCGCCCGGACCACTCCATGGGCTATGTCTGGGCGCTCTACGACTCCTACGACATCTTCAGGTCCAACGCGGATGGCACCGGGCTGACGCGCCTGACGGACACGCCGGGTTACGACGCGGAGGGCACCGTCTGCGCGAAGGACGGCTCCATCCTGTTCACCTCCGTCCGGGATGGCGACCTGGAGCTGTACCGGATGGACCCCGACGGGAAGAACGTGAAGCGGCTGACGCACTCGCCCGGCTATGACGGCGGCGGGTTCTTCAACGCGGACTGCACGAAGATCGTCTGGCGCGCGTCGCGCCCCCCGCCGGGCAAGGCGCTCGACGACTACCAGGCCCTGCTGAAGAAGGGGCTCGTGCGGCCGACGAAGCTGGAGCTGTATGTCGCGAACGCGGACGGCTCCGAGGCGCGGCAGATCACCTGGCTGAACGGCGCCGCCTTCGCGCCCTTCTTCCACCCCAACGGCCGGCGCATCCTGTTCTCGTCCAACCACGGCGACCCGAAGGGCCGTGAGTTCGACATCTGGGCGGTGGACGTCGACGGGTCCAACCTGGAGCGCATCACCTACGCCCCGGGCTTCGACGGCTTCCCCATGTTCTCGCCGGACGGCAAGTGGCTGGCCTTCTCCAGCAACCGCGCCACCGCGCCCGGCAAGAGCGACACCAACCTCTTCATCGCCCGCTGGGTCGACTCACCGACGCCCACCGTGAGCGCGCCCGAGGCGGCCGCCGACCGCATCCGTCGCGACGTGGAGTTCCTCGCGGCCCCCGCTCGCGAGGGTCGGGGCATCGGCACGGAGGGGCTCGTCGCCGCTGGCGCGCTCATCGAGGAGCGGTTCCAGGCGATGGGCCTGAAGCCGTCCGGCGACGAGGCGGGGTTCCGCCAGAAGTTCCCGGTGACGACCGCCGCGAAGCCCGGCGCGGGCACGCGCCTGAAGCTCGGGACGACGGAGGTGGCGATGGACGACTTCACCCCGCTGGCGTTCTCGGGCCAGGGCTCGGTGCAGGGCCCGCTGGTCCTCGTGAGCTACGGCATCTCCGAGCCGTCGCTGAAGGTGGACCACTACGCGAAGAAGTCCGTGAAGGGGAAGATCGTCGTCGTGCGCCGCTTCGTCCCGGAGACGCCGGCCTTCTCCGAGGCGGAGACCCAGCGCCGCTTCGGGGACCTCCGCTACAAGACGTGGCTGGCGGCCGAGCGCGGCGCCAAGGCGGTCATCGTGGTGGACTGGCCGGAGGCGCCCAGCCCGGCCCGCAAGGACTGGATGCCGCCTCCGGACACGCCGCTGCCCGCGCTCTCGCCCGAGGGCCCGAGCAACGCCGGCATCCCGGTGGTGGTGATGAAGCGCGCGGCGCTGGAGCCGGTGATGGCGGCGCTCTCGTCGGGCAAGCGCGTCGACGCGCAGCTCGGCGTGAAGCTGGAGTTCGACCAGCGCGAGGCCTTCAACGTGGCCGGCCTGCTGGAGGCGGGTGAGGGCAAGCTGCCGGGCACGGTGGTGATTGGCGCCCACTACGACCACCTGGGCCTCGGCGGGCGCTCGTCGCTGGCGCCGGACCGGCACGAGCCGCATGGGGGCGCGGACGACAACGCCTCCGGCGTGGCGGCGCTGCTGGAGATCGCCCGCGAGCTGAAGGAGCGCCGCGCGGAGCTGAAGCACGACGTGCTCTTCGTGGCCTTCTCCGGCGAGGAGACGGGGCTGCTGGGCTCGACGTACTTCACGCGGCAGCGTGGGGACGTGGGCATGAAGCAGGTCGCCGCGATGCTGAACCTGGACATGGTGGGCCGGCTGCGCGCCGGGGGCCTGACGGTGCTGGGCGCGGAGTCCGCGAACGAGTGGGGGCCGCTCGTCGCGGCGGCGTGCGAGAAGGCGCGCGTCGCCTGCACCGCGAGCGGGGACGGCTATGGCCCCAGCGACCACTCGCCCTTCTACGCGGCGGGCGTCCCGGTGCTGCACTTCTTCACGGGGACGCATTCGGACTACCACAAGCCCTCGGACACCGTGGAGGGACTCAACGCGGTGGGCACGGCCCAGGTGGCCCGCATCGTCTCGGCGGTCGCGGTGGGGCTGGATGACAAGGCGGTGCTGACCTACCGCAAGGTCCCCTCCCCCACGCCTCGGGGCGACCTGCGCAGCTTCAACGCGTCGCTGGGCACCGTGCCGGACTACGCGGGCCCGCCCAACGGACAGAAGGGCATGCTGCTGGCGGGCGTGCGCGCGGGCGGCGCGGCGGACATGGCCGGCATGCAGCGCGGCGACATCCTCGTGAAGCTGGGCAAGCACGTCATCGGCGGCGTGGAGGATTTGATGTTCGTCCTCAACAGCTCCAAGCCGGGCGAGACGGTGCGCGCCCTGGTGCTGCGCGACGGCAAGGAGGTCCCCCTGGAGGTCACCTTCCAGGAGAGCAAACGGCCCCGGTAG
- a CDS encoding PDZ domain-containing protein, producing the protein MERLHAQREALIADVAQSGARLLTVAARRLPTVLTRPVLEGGSRVLRDTTLYLQEGSMDEWLRDAQKRLKQRPRSSILGLLGIGLLAGRLLRKMAEKGGGKEGAEAFRERLRESMFLATHGGVGRPPAAARQRLLKGGAGGAPKQGGAAEGFKERLREGMSMATQGGVGRPPAATRLRLQKAGGPKQGAPRKRDAKERAPREPSVRAKEVARDVAEGTQDATRAFDEVTRRAQGATRAFAEATRGTAREGGEVASGARKAMKDTTREISRGAAKTGGKKSPPGTEATSTKAPAREPAGYLGMGAYPVRLAGRVAKAHGTQSGLKVASVEPDGPAEEAGLQPGDTLLTLEGQPLREVDDLVEQLPPERVGQTVHAKVLRAGAARDVDLTVGAHP; encoded by the coding sequence ATGGAACGGCTCCACGCGCAGCGCGAGGCGCTCATCGCCGACGTTGCGCAGTCCGGAGCGAGGCTCCTCACGGTCGCGGCCAGGCGGTTGCCGACCGTGTTGACGCGGCCCGTGCTCGAGGGGGGGAGCCGCGTTCTCCGGGACACCACCCTCTACCTCCAGGAAGGGTCGATGGACGAGTGGCTCCGCGACGCGCAAAAGAGGCTGAAGCAGCGGCCGCGGAGCTCCATCCTCGGGCTACTGGGCATTGGACTGCTCGCCGGGCGGCTGCTCCGCAAGATGGCGGAGAAGGGGGGCGGGAAGGAAGGGGCCGAGGCCTTCCGAGAACGATTGCGCGAGAGCATGTTCCTGGCGACCCATGGTGGAGTGGGGCGGCCCCCAGCCGCCGCGCGTCAGCGGTTGCTGAAGGGTGGAGCGGGTGGAGCGCCGAAGCAGGGAGGCGCGGCCGAGGGCTTCAAGGAGCGATTGCGCGAAGGCATGTCCATGGCGACCCAGGGAGGAGTGGGCCGGCCTCCGGCCGCGACGCGCCTGCGCCTGCAGAAGGCTGGAGGGCCGAAGCAGGGTGCGCCACGCAAGCGCGACGCGAAGGAGCGAGCGCCACGCGAACCCTCGGTGAGGGCGAAGGAAGTGGCGCGAGACGTCGCCGAGGGCACCCAGGACGCGACACGCGCCTTCGACGAGGTCACCAGGCGTGCCCAGGGGGCAACACGCGCGTTCGCGGAGGCGACCCGCGGCACGGCGCGCGAGGGCGGTGAGGTGGCGAGCGGCGCGCGCAAGGCGATGAAGGACACGACGCGCGAGATCTCCCGAGGAGCAGCGAAGACAGGGGGGAAGAAGTCGCCGCCCGGCACCGAGGCCACGTCCACGAAGGCGCCCGCGCGAGAGCCGGCTGGCTACCTCGGTATGGGGGCCTACCCCGTCCGGCTGGCGGGGAGGGTCGCGAAGGCTCATGGCACCCAGAGCGGCCTCAAGGTCGCGAGCGTGGAGCCGGATGGCCCGGCCGAGGAGGCGGGGCTGCAACCGGGTGACACGCTGCTCACGCTCGAGGGTCAGCCATTGCGAGAGGTGGATGACCTGGTCGAGCAGCTGCCTCCGGAACGTGTGGGCCAGACCGTGCACGCCAAGGTGCTGCGCGCCGGGGCCGCCAGGGACGTCGACCTCACCGTTGGCGCGCACCCCTGA
- the hsp20 gene encoding archaeal heat shock protein Hsp20, producing the protein MAEKTGISGGGFLEGITTLVTKLAELAEKGEQLQRSGEFEGSDKGLRGVYGFNVRIGGGAPGQPSGVPRVEPFGNIRQDHQTGKAVVHPIREPLVDVFEEGPNVLVVAELPGVDRQDVTLELREDILTLHAEHGALKYHKEVLLPRRFTRRQMHTHCRNGVLEIRLTSREESRS; encoded by the coding sequence ATGGCAGAGAAGACCGGCATCAGCGGTGGAGGGTTCCTCGAGGGAATCACCACCCTCGTCACGAAACTGGCGGAACTCGCGGAGAAGGGCGAACAGCTCCAACGCTCCGGAGAGTTCGAAGGCTCCGACAAGGGGCTCAGGGGCGTCTATGGCTTCAACGTGCGGATCGGAGGAGGCGCACCCGGTCAGCCGAGCGGCGTCCCGCGCGTGGAGCCCTTCGGGAACATCCGCCAGGATCACCAGACCGGCAAGGCGGTCGTCCACCCCATCCGCGAACCCCTGGTGGATGTCTTCGAAGAGGGGCCGAACGTGCTGGTGGTGGCCGAGCTGCCAGGGGTCGACCGCCAGGACGTCACGCTGGAGCTCCGCGAAGACATCCTGACCCTGCATGCCGAGCACGGGGCGCTCAAGTACCACAAGGAGGTCCTGCTCCCCAGGCGCTTCACCCGCCGGCAGATGCACACCCACTGCCGCAACGGCGTCCTCGAGATACGCCTCACCTCCCGGGAGGAGAGCCGCTCGTGA